From a single Arcobacter sp. CECT 8986 genomic region:
- a CDS encoding motility protein A — protein sequence MDKSTLGGMAGAWALVCLAIVLGGAGFGAYIDIPSVIIVVGGTLAVTAGQFEISELKRMTPAMKVAFNQVKAEPLPELVEKVIFYATEVKKHGVMHIEQKVLEEQNPFLKEAFQLIVDGTKPEVLEPMLELKQEHIDKRHSVMIGMFGNIGGTAGSMGMIGTLVGLVAMLANLSDPSAVGPAMAVALITTLYGAMIGTLFAGLIENKLSRKHDIEMTACEVIISGASMIAAEESIGNIKMKLNSILVEVPE from the coding sequence ATGGATAAGAGTACTTTAGGTGGAATGGCTGGTGCTTGGGCACTTGTTTGTCTTGCAATTGTATTAGGTGGTGCTGGTTTTGGAGCATATATTGATATTCCTTCTGTTATTATCGTTGTTGGTGGTACATTAGCTGTAACTGCTGGACAATTTGAAATTTCAGAATTAAAAAGAATGACTCCCGCAATGAAAGTAGCTTTTAATCAAGTAAAAGCTGAACCTTTACCAGAACTTGTAGAAAAAGTAATTTTTTATGCAACAGAAGTTAAAAAACATGGTGTTATGCATATTGAACAAAAAGTTCTTGAAGAACAAAATCCATTTTTAAAAGAGGCTTTTCAGCTAATCGTTGATGGTACAAAACCAGAAGTTTTAGAACCAATGTTGGAGTTAAAACAAGAGCATATTGACAAAAGACATAGTGTTATGATTGGTATGTTTGGTAATATTGGTGGAACAGCGGGTTCAATGGGTATGATTGGTACACTTGTTGGTCTTGTTGCAATGCTTGCAAACCTTTCTGACCCTTCAGCTGTTGGTCCAGCAATGGCCGTTGCTTTAATTACTACTCTTTATGGAGCAATGATTGGTACTTTATTTGCAGGGCTTATAGAAAATAAATTATCAAGAAAACATGATATTGAGATGACAGCTTGTGAAGTTATTATATCGGGTGCTTCTATGATTGCAGCAGAAGAATCAATTGGTAATATAAAAATGAAACTAAATTCTATTTTAGTAGAAGTTCCAGAGTAA
- a CDS encoding FliM/FliN family flagellar motor switch protein — protein sequence MASDLSNILKEELSNTLEQLLSKSASIDNVNLLSEDSVEQTQCIEVDVKFDFAAGSSNWSFFVPTISATKFEYFMLGGMGDLKEHIDDEIADAVNEIISNICGSFSTSTNAQNFPDVGSIKFEITNSSIVESSVIASKQNSYEFDLTMDSERLPIIISFDELVLPFLSSITGFDDNASNEVQLAPSQPSPNQKQGTPTKSDELSISSLLSENSAHNLQLLFNIKLKLSVRLGTKNFLLKDILRWDIGEIIELDQMVNEPLEILVNGVKIGEGEAVIVEGKFGLKVKSIGNESLRLNQLGLE from the coding sequence TTGGCATCAGATTTATCAAATATATTAAAAGAAGAGTTATCAAATACTTTAGAACAACTATTATCAAAAAGTGCATCAATTGATAATGTAAATTTATTATCAGAAGATTCAGTAGAGCAGACTCAATGTATAGAAGTTGATGTAAAATTCGACTTTGCAGCTGGTTCTTCAAATTGGTCTTTTTTCGTTCCTACAATATCTGCTACAAAATTTGAATATTTTATGCTAGGTGGTATGGGCGATTTAAAAGAGCACATTGATGATGAAATTGCAGATGCAGTTAATGAAATTATTTCAAATATTTGTGGTAGTTTTTCTACATCAACAAATGCACAAAACTTTCCAGATGTTGGCTCTATAAAATTTGAAATTACTAACTCTTCAATAGTTGAATCAAGTGTAATTGCATCAAAACAAAACTCTTATGAATTTGATTTGACAATGGATTCAGAAAGATTACCAATAATAATTAGTTTTGATGAACTTGTTTTACCATTTCTAAGTTCTATAACAGGATTTGATGATAATGCTAGCAATGAAGTACAATTAGCTCCAAGTCAGCCATCACCAAATCAAAAGCAAGGAACTCCTACAAAAAGTGATGAATTAAGTATTAGTTCACTACTTTCTGAAAATTCAGCACATAATCTACAACTTTTATTCAACATAAAGCTAAAACTTAGTGTAAGATTAGGAACAAAGAATTTTCTATTAAAAGATATCTTAAGGTGGGATATTGGTGAAATTATTGAGCTTGACCAAATGGTAAATGAACCTTTAGAAATTTTAGTTAATGGTGTTAAAATTGGTGAAGGTGAAGCTGTAATTGTTGAAGGAAAATTTGGGTTAAAAGTTAAAAGTATTGGAAATGAGTCATTAAGACTTAACCAGTTAGGATTAGAATAG
- a CDS encoding OmpA/MotB family protein, with the protein MAKKKCPECPKCLPGWLVQFGDLMSLLLTFFILLLSMAVMDKKKVEEYFDIMKKAMGFLDQNSDVREQTDEYSNNNSNSDSDDNMTAAEEGIEQATEQIQELVQSQNNNAADQTQVMQITKGKNEFVLDIPSTVMFKPAEYKIDDASSKRFIAKIARVIRSIPRTFSIEVIGYTDNGAYKNKEIPRDDWDLSALRAIEVVKELIKNRIDPGQLKASAYASYHPKSEVASDNRRVEIRFFSENDQSDILNEENFFDRLEQ; encoded by the coding sequence ATGGCAAAGAAAAAATGTCCCGAATGTCCTAAGTGTCTACCAGGTTGGCTTGTTCAATTTGGTGACCTTATGTCACTTTTATTAACTTTCTTTATTCTTCTTTTATCTATGGCTGTTATGGATAAGAAAAAAGTTGAAGAGTATTTTGATATTATGAAAAAGGCTATGGGATTTCTAGATCAAAATTCTGATGTTAGAGAACAAACAGATGAATACTCAAATAATAATAGTAATAGCGACAGTGATGATAATATGACTGCTGCTGAAGAGGGGATTGAGCAAGCAACTGAGCAAATTCAAGAACTTGTTCAAAGTCAAAATAATAATGCAGCAGACCAAACTCAAGTTATGCAAATAACAAAAGGTAAAAATGAGTTTGTTTTAGATATTCCATCAACGGTTATGTTTAAACCAGCTGAGTATAAAATTGATGATGCATCTTCTAAGAGATTTATTGCTAAAATAGCAAGAGTAATAAGATCAATTCCTAGAACTTTTTCTATTGAGGTTATAGGATATACTGATAATGGTGCATATAAAAATAAAGAGATACCAAGAGATGATTGGGATTTGTCTGCTTTACGTGCTATTGAAGTAGTAAAAGAGTTAATAAAAAATAGAATTGACCCTGGACAATTGAAAGCATCAGCTTATGCTTCATATCATCCAAAAAGTGAAGTAGCTTCTGATAATAGAAGAGTTGAAATTAGATTTTTCTCAGAAAATGATCAATCTGATATTCTTAATGAAGAAAATTTCTTTGATAGGTTGGAACAATGA
- a CDS encoding tetratricopeptide repeat protein produces MKKKLFNFFFILFYCTVSYAQKEQIESQPEIIFNYDKIKEKQNSFSLQFDFNKAVLMMEKEEYKKAIELFKQTATAIKIPSFLNIAIAYYKLGEIENAKLYLHNIYNYKKAIYKNTYSYMSACYYLYQISKDTRYLDIIIDIAKKHKNLTEHSKRMLADTLIILKDYPNALKVLNSMKFPLNLKKALIYLKLRDYTEAEKYLKLAKEKAVNQELLDKIIWIMTYRDLKANDLEKLRDNIDLLNKRKSGFKANLDLPLKIYFNKDKYGSKEYLDFITNFSTKRKIDYIFYFAPYIFSDNEEIIYDISKGFIFKSKQNVKSLESMVEYNAKFIDIIKKDPIIRVNSLKTLITNDTKSYVYYNLALSYAQIFDFNNAYKFFQKAYKLNPGNKLYAVMTLISAKRINKKVSDIEYIKSNIKSPNGLYKYFALSLYNLFIDKTYNVKDEPIYYKDSIFYKAIDFMKEKEENKETSNHELLQENIRDPFVYLMYLVKREKHENDFEYFSRLQKSVPLYLNDNFLEGPLIVTEYYFDILRAIGLFEKANLTIENDDKPSYLRTKAVVQLYRGDSAKTLKILEDIQSKYKLEDKYTMYLQVAALLDQKKYNEASVQLSLIKALLDDDDADFLTGIQLLEDLKFSSVKQYFRTKYIDNKIDFKLDGLDEFLESL; encoded by the coding sequence TTGAAAAAAAAATTATTTAATTTTTTCTTTATACTTTTTTATTGTACAGTCTCTTATGCACAAAAAGAGCAAATAGAATCACAACCAGAAATAATATTTAATTATGACAAAATAAAAGAGAAACAAAATAGTTTTTCTTTACAGTTTGATTTTAATAAAGCTGTACTTATGATGGAAAAAGAAGAGTATAAAAAAGCAATTGAACTTTTTAAACAAACTGCAACAGCAATAAAAATACCATCTTTTTTAAACATAGCAATTGCATATTATAAATTAGGTGAAATTGAAAATGCAAAGTTGTATCTGCACAATATATATAACTATAAAAAGGCTATTTATAAAAATACTTACTCTTATATGTCTGCTTGCTATTACTTATATCAAATATCAAAAGATACTAGATATTTAGATATTATTATTGATATTGCAAAAAAACATAAGAATTTAACTGAACACTCAAAAAGAATGTTAGCAGATACTTTAATTATTTTAAAAGATTATCCAAATGCATTAAAAGTTTTAAATAGTATGAAGTTTCCTTTGAACTTAAAAAAAGCATTGATATATTTAAAACTTAGAGATTATACTGAAGCTGAGAAGTATCTAAAATTAGCAAAAGAGAAAGCAGTTAATCAAGAACTACTTGACAAAATTATATGGATAATGACATATAGAGATTTAAAAGCAAATGATTTAGAGAAATTAAGAGATAATATTGACCTTTTAAATAAAAGAAAATCAGGTTTTAAAGCAAATTTAGATTTACCTTTGAAAATATATTTTAACAAAGACAAATATGGTTCAAAAGAGTATTTAGATTTTATAACAAATTTTTCAACAAAAAGAAAAATAGATTATATTTTCTATTTTGCACCTTATATTTTTTCTGATAATGAAGAGATTATTTATGATATTTCTAAAGGTTTTATTTTTAAAAGTAAGCAAAATGTCAAAAGTTTAGAGAGTATGGTTGAATACAATGCTAAATTTATTGATATTATAAAAAAAGACCCAATAATTAGAGTAAATAGTTTAAAAACTCTTATTACAAATGATACAAAATCTTATGTATACTATAATTTAGCACTTTCATATGCTCAGATTTTTGATTTTAATAATGCTTATAAATTTTTCCAAAAAGCATATAAATTAAATCCTGGTAATAAGCTTTATGCAGTTATGACATTAATTAGTGCAAAAAGAATAAATAAAAAAGTTTCTGATATTGAATATATAAAATCAAATATTAAATCACCAAATGGTTTGTATAAATATTTTGCACTATCTTTATATAATCTTTTTATAGATAAAACATATAATGTAAAAGATGAACCAATATATTACAAAGATAGTATTTTTTATAAAGCAATAGACTTTATGAAAGAAAAAGAAGAAAATAAAGAGACTTCAAATCATGAGCTATTACAAGAGAATATTAGAGATCCTTTTGTTTATTTGATGTATTTAGTAAAAAGAGAAAAGCATGAGAATGATTTTGAATATTTTTCTAGATTACAAAAAAGTGTACCTTTATATTTAAATGATAATTTTTTAGAGGGACCACTAATTGTGACTGAGTATTATTTTGATATTTTAAGAGCGATTGGACTTTTTGAAAAAGCAAATTTAACTATTGAAAATGATGATAAACCTTCATATTTAAGAACTAAAGCAGTTGTGCAGTTGTATAGAGGTGATTCTGCAAAAACATTAAAAATATTAGAAGATATACAAAGTAAGTATAAATTAGAAGATAAATATACAATGTATTTACAAGTTGCTGCTTTATTAGACCAAAAAAAATATAATGAAGCTTCAGTTCAACTATCATTAATAAAAGCACTACTAGATGATGATGATGCAGATTTTTTAACTGGTATTCAACTTTTAGAAGACCTTAAATTTTCAAGTGTTAAACAATATTTTAGAACAAAATATATTGATAACAAGATTGATTTTAAATTAGATGGATTAGATGAGTTCTTAGAATCTTTGTAA
- a CDS encoding flagellar hook assembly protein FlgD: protein MAVDSTTTKGGMYTGSYTSNTGYNETQYNTIKKRDANGYSTSDINTNTATDAYGNAYTSSVSNDQMSTSDFLMLMLQELKLQDPTKPMDSQSMMDTQMQMSTMQTNMSLANSMDKLVSTFSQSALSNASTLIGQNVETTDVDDSGVTKAYTISSVETQDDQLVLKGRQILYMQDIVTDADNNVLAYDEDGYIYGNDGEKTGQKIVLQSKGQVALDENGKPVILDENNETVTDHSYSYTGQTAKVYSDEVTSIPMGNVSKIFS from the coding sequence ATGGCAGTTGATAGTACGACTACAAAAGGTGGGATGTATACAGGCTCTTATACAAGTAATACTGGTTATAATGAAACTCAATATAACACAATTAAAAAAAGAGATGCAAATGGCTACTCAACATCTGATATAAATACTAATACAGCAACTGATGCATATGGAAATGCATATACAAGTTCTGTAAGTAATGACCAGATGAGTACAAGTGACTTTTTGATGTTAATGCTACAAGAGTTAAAACTTCAGGATCCTACAAAACCAATGGATTCACAAAGTATGATGGATACTCAAATGCAAATGTCTACTATGCAAACTAATATGTCTTTAGCAAATTCAATGGATAAATTAGTTTCTACATTTAGTCAATCTGCACTTTCAAATGCTTCTACACTTATTGGTCAAAATGTAGAAACAACAGATGTAGATGATAGTGGAGTTACAAAAGCTTATACAATTAGTTCAGTTGAAACTCAAGATGACCAACTGGTATTAAAAGGTAGACAAATACTATATATGCAAGATATTGTAACTGATGCAGACAACAATGTATTAGCATATGATGAAGATGGTTATATTTATGGAAATGATGGAGAAAAAACTGGACAAAAAATTGTTCTTCAAAGTAAAGGTCAAGTTGCATTAGATGAAAATGGTAAGCCTGTTATTTTAGATGAAAATAATGAAACAGTAACAGATCATTCATATTCTTATACTGGTCAAACAGCAAAAGTTTATTCTGATGAAGTTACTTCAATTCCAATGGGTAATGTAAGTAAAATATTTTCATAA
- a CDS encoding flagellar hook-basal body complex protein, which produces MISGMWNGISGLNAFEKALSAESNNVANVNTIGHKSDSVSFQDLMYQNGYGKGTNIQSVEKDFTQGNLKLTGNTFDVAISGKGFFLVEDPRTNDIYFTRAGNFKMGSDGTLQSTDGMKVHGIQSQGSTVVNTDPADTQFTSNYSNFLGSDTITTNNLIQTINARSTNFNQTAVDSGVSGQGFKTASSKINDIQALITNYKNNLELYSSNPTAASTASTAAVSQIQFGSFQSELNDENDLIQVTVNNINVKQKFDTDVQTTMNKFADKISEVQGVSATVDNSGIVTITSLIPGQEMRVTDAAVNNDAPSINSISNASQGTGIGLVTSARDALKSAIENAGAKFMEITTNLDLSNEASLTTSELQLKLDNLNLSDNGLGDVEISDGKIFAKDGDNRFIVGSISSAYFNDELSLKPEGDNLYSQTRGSGDPIDASRYNTLEDKTLELSNSNLSTNLTNLLVFQRGFEANSKAVTTSDEFLRTAIELKR; this is translated from the coding sequence ATGATTAGTGGAATGTGGAACGGAATATCTGGATTAAATGCTTTTGAAAAAGCGTTAAGTGCAGAATCAAATAATGTTGCAAACGTTAATACTATTGGACATAAATCAGATAGTGTTTCTTTTCAAGATTTAATGTATCAAAATGGTTATGGTAAAGGAACTAACATTCAAAGTGTTGAAAAAGACTTTACTCAAGGAAATCTTAAATTAACTGGAAATACTTTTGATGTAGCAATTAGTGGAAAAGGTTTTTTTCTAGTTGAAGATCCACGAACTAATGATATATATTTTACAAGAGCAGGGAACTTTAAAATGGGTTCTGATGGAACTTTACAAAGTACAGATGGTATGAAAGTTCATGGTATTCAAAGTCAGGGCTCAACAGTAGTTAATACAGATCCAGCAGATACACAATTTACATCTAATTATTCTAATTTTTTAGGTAGTGATACAATTACTACAAATAATTTAATCCAAACAATAAATGCAAGAAGTACAAACTTTAATCAAACTGCAGTCGACAGTGGAGTCTCTGGACAAGGATTTAAAACTGCAAGTTCAAAGATTAATGATATTCAAGCATTAATTACTAATTATAAAAATAACTTAGAACTTTATAGTTCTAATCCAACAGCAGCATCAACTGCATCAACCGCAGCTGTATCTCAAATTCAATTTGGTTCTTTTCAAAGTGAATTAAATGATGAAAATGACCTTATTCAAGTTACAGTAAATAATATAAATGTAAAACAAAAGTTTGATACAGATGTTCAAACAACTATGAATAAATTTGCTGATAAAATTTCAGAAGTTCAAGGAGTTAGTGCAACAGTTGATAACTCAGGAATTGTTACTATTACATCATTAATTCCAGGGCAAGAAATGAGAGTAACTGATGCAGCAGTTAATAATGATGCACCTTCAATTAATAGTATATCAAATGCTTCACAAGGAACAGGAATAGGTTTAGTAACTAGTGCAAGAGATGCTTTGAAATCTGCAATTGAAAATGCAGGTGCTAAATTTATGGAAATAACAACAAATTTAGATTTATCAAACGAAGCAAGTTTAACTACAAGTGAGTTACAATTAAAACTTGATAATTTAAACTTATCTGATAATGGATTGGGTGATGTTGAAATTAGTGATGGAAAAATATTTGCTAAAGATGGTGATAATAGATTTATTGTAGGTAGTATTTCAAGTGCATACTTTAATGATGAATTGAGTTTGAAACCAGAAGGTGATAATTTATATTCACAAACAAGAGGTTCTGGAGATCCAATAGACGCAAGTAGATATAATACACTTGAAGATAAGACTTTAGAGTTAAGTAATTCAAATTTAAGTACAAACTTAACAAATTTATTAGTTTTTCAAAGAGGATTTGAAGCAAACTCAAAAGCAGTAACAACTTCAGATGAATTTTTAAGAACAGCAATAGAGTTAAAAAGATAA
- the flhF gene encoding flagellar biosynthesis protein FlhF: MNMLSFLGETPTVALKKAQEECGEEAIVISTKKISSAKDGNKDMYEVVVALEDETSAPAKKTYTKKIISKDPRKDEKFQASVYDFRAEILKMQDAIGQVQKTLWDPKSQLYDLTIPPEFADMYNLFEQNEFDQEMTYTIMKKTIKQLPVALKANPKKVNDFFKLILRRILPIKHEIPLRKHQRKITMMVGPTGVGKTTTIAKLAARYAYKLGQNYKVGIVTLDSFRVGAIEQLQAYTNIMRLPLEVVKNPEDLIEALLRLKDCNYIFIDTAGSSQYDVDKIELINEYQNRVEDLPIEKILVLPANVKQSDLTDIYANYSRLNIDYLTFTKLDETKSFGNLISFAHKTKKSITYFSVGQNVPDDLIVSDASFLIDCFMNNSCPRR, translated from the coding sequence ATGAATATGCTATCATTTCTTGGTGAAACACCAACAGTTGCTTTAAAAAAAGCACAAGAGGAGTGTGGAGAAGAGGCTATTGTAATCTCTACAAAGAAAATCTCTAGTGCAAAAGATGGTAATAAAGATATGTATGAAGTTGTTGTTGCATTAGAAGATGAAACTTCTGCTCCAGCAAAGAAAACATATACAAAAAAAATCATTAGTAAAGACCCAAGAAAAGATGAAAAATTTCAAGCTTCAGTTTATGACTTTAGAGCTGAAATTTTAAAGATGCAAGATGCCATAGGACAAGTACAAAAAACATTATGGGATCCTAAAAGTCAACTTTATGATTTGACAATTCCTCCTGAATTTGCTGATATGTATAATCTTTTTGAACAAAATGAATTTGATCAAGAGATGACTTATACAATTATGAAAAAAACTATTAAACAACTTCCAGTTGCATTAAAAGCAAATCCTAAGAAAGTTAATGATTTTTTCAAATTAATTTTAAGAAGAATACTGCCTATTAAGCATGAAATACCATTAAGAAAACATCAAAGAAAAATTACTATGATGGTTGGTCCAACAGGCGTTGGTAAAACTACTACAATTGCAAAACTAGCAGCAAGATATGCTTATAAATTAGGACAAAATTATAAAGTTGGTATTGTTACATTAGACTCATTTAGAGTTGGTGCAATTGAGCAATTGCAAGCTTATACAAATATCATGAGATTACCTTTAGAAGTTGTAAAAAATCCAGAAGATTTAATAGAAGCACTATTAAGATTAAAAGATTGTAATTATATATTTATAGATACAGCTGGTTCTAGCCAATATGATGTTGATAAAATTGAATTAATTAATGAGTATCAAAATAGGGTAGAGGATTTGCCAATTGAGAAGATTTTAGTTCTACCTGCAAATGTAAAGCAAAGTGATTTAACTGATATTTATGCAAATTATTCAAGATTAAATATCGATTATCTTACATTTACTAAATTGGATGAGACTAAAAGTTTTGGTAACTTGATATCTTTTGCACATAAAACAAAAAAATCAATTACATATTTTTCTGTGGGACAAAATGTTCCTGATGATTTAATTGTCTCAGATGCATCTTTTTTAATAGATTGTTTTATGAATAACTCTTGTCCAAGGAGATAA
- a CDS encoding FliM/FliN family flagellar motor switch protein, producing the protein MVEISERDYDLLVDTEIVVDVILGNASITIKEFLDLTEGDILSLDKLAGTGGDIYVNSRIIGTGDIIVIDEKLAVRVQDAMDSDNVVRYFFEENLL; encoded by the coding sequence ATGGTAGAAATTAGTGAAAGAGACTATGATTTATTAGTAGATACCGAAATTGTCGTTGATGTGATTTTAGGTAATGCTAGTATTACAATTAAAGAGTTTTTAGACCTTACAGAAGGAGATATCTTATCTTTGGATAAGTTAGCTGGAACTGGTGGGGATATTTATGTTAACTCAAGAATCATAGGAACAGGAGATATTATTGTTATTGATGAAAAGCTTGCTGTAAGAGTGCAGGATGCTATGGATTCTGATAACGTAGTTCGATATTTCTTTGAAGAAAACTTATTATAA
- a CDS encoding flagellin: protein MELGRVAEIDNAKLNQTEKAQKVSEVDNKEKIVPDEKYKNASGSSMADKKEVILDNVKFGYNRNSKDFFVKITRGESEYKYPTEDMMRIKAQLLQELEKQIHQS, encoded by the coding sequence ATGGAACTAGGAAGAGTTGCAGAAATAGATAATGCAAAATTAAATCAAACAGAAAAAGCACAAAAAGTCTCAGAAGTAGATAACAAAGAGAAAATAGTACCAGATGAAAAGTACAAAAATGCCTCTGGTTCAAGTATGGCTGATAAAAAAGAAGTCATTTTAGATAATGTAAAATTTGGATATAACAGAAACTCTAAAGATTTTTTTGTGAAAATCACAAGAGGTGAATCTGAATATAAGTATCCTACTGAAGATATGATGAGAATAAAAGCTCAGTTACTTCAAGAACTAGAAAAACAAATACACCAATCATAA
- a CDS encoding flagellar hook-basal body complex protein, which translates to MIGALWTGISGLSSQQTALDNESNNIANVNTVGYKASRISFADQMYQDRIGKGSKILDAEKLYVQGNLKLTGVNYDMALSGDGFFTVKNTTQGGSAESFYTRAGNFRMGDNGTLQDSAGNEVQGWAMSALDTDEDVISTNPNATMFTNDYSELLGTRIIRHDTYVETITGKATDYQTTVAADASDVFSGTGLKTRAAKLNDIEELKQDYIQKLQDLKNNPDGPSATSIAQKSQISFQGDTIKGENDQLSVSIDGTTVSQLFVSTTANDAFKATVDTGNTSTTGVNTINITAAAQDTYIATIDGTEVRYTAASGDTTTDIAAGLVAAIGANSTLSTAGITASNTGATITLGGTPATSLSAGSYDPEIANNFNLAASKIATYKALADKISSTIPGITAYNVIDQDGDAQFEDSDVFDNTTTNTEVLKGMLEIRSLVPGRDFIINSAQETSNSVVVNGEINETLSQTEAQAGTGVGAVQSIQDALSRALTGTQRNVYTSDDLDFTQNYTLGFSIYDKELKRNIEIPDTINAVPAINLPGGDLDTTVANLNADSTFAQYLVADNVNGNLVISTKDSLYDVEFSTTITDASGGPTNGTVIDKNADYSGRKGAGAEFLQVTNTIEQTSTQDSLQLKLDALGLSDSAFGEFNVDNTGLITMKQDGVDFAIGQVSIALFNNNRGLLPSGDNLLAKTTESGDPIYNVNNEKTAKIESKTLELSTADLSESLVNLMVFQRAFEANAKSITTSDELLNTLINLKR; encoded by the coding sequence ATGATTGGAGCACTTTGGACTGGTATTTCAGGGTTATCATCACAACAAACAGCATTAGATAATGAATCTAATAACATAGCCAATGTAAATACGGTTGGATATAAAGCATCGAGAATCTCATTTGCAGATCAAATGTACCAAGATAGAATTGGTAAAGGTTCTAAAATTTTAGATGCAGAAAAATTATACGTACAAGGTAACTTAAAACTTACAGGTGTTAATTATGATATGGCACTTAGTGGAGATGGTTTCTTTACGGTAAAAAATACTACGCAAGGTGGTAGTGCCGAATCATTCTATACTAGAGCAGGTAACTTTAGGATGGGAGATAATGGTACATTACAAGATTCAGCAGGAAATGAAGTTCAAGGGTGGGCAATGAGTGCTCTTGATACTGATGAAGATGTAATCTCTACTAATCCAAATGCAACAATGTTTACAAATGATTATTCAGAACTTCTTGGAACTAGAATCATTAGACATGATACATATGTAGAAACAATCACAGGAAAAGCAACTGATTATCAAACAACTGTTGCAGCTGATGCTTCTGATGTATTTAGTGGTACAGGATTAAAAACAAGAGCAGCAAAATTAAATGATATTGAAGAATTAAAGCAAGATTATATTCAAAAACTTCAAGATTTAAAAAATAATCCAGATGGGCCATCTGCTACTTCTATTGCACAAAAGAGTCAAATCTCTTTTCAAGGTGATACAATAAAAGGAGAAAATGACCAACTTTCTGTTTCTATTGATGGAACAACTGTATCACAACTATTTGTAAGTACAACAGCAAATGATGCATTTAAAGCAACAGTTGATACTGGAAATACATCAACAACTGGTGTAAATACTATTAATATAACAGCTGCTGCACAAGATACTTATATTGCAACAATTGATGGAACAGAAGTTAGATATACAGCTGCTTCAGGTGATACAACTACTGATATTGCAGCTGGTTTAGTTGCTGCTATAGGGGCAAATTCTACTTTATCAACTGCTGGTATAACTGCATCAAATACAGGTGCTACAATTACTTTAGGTGGTACTCCTGCAACTTCTTTAAGTGCAGGTTCTTATGACCCAGAAATTGCAAATAATTTTAATCTTGCAGCAAGTAAAATAGCAACATATAAAGCATTAGCAGATAAAATATCTTCTACTATTCCTGGTATAACAGCATATAATGTTATAGACCAAGATGGAGATGCTCAATTTGAAGATTCTGATGTATTTGATAACACTACAACAAATACAGAAGTATTAAAAGGTATGCTTGAAATAAGATCACTAGTTCCTGGTAGAGATTTTATTATAAACTCAGCTCAAGAGACAAGTAATAGTGTTGTTGTAAATGGTGAAATAAATGAAACACTAAGTCAAACAGAAGCTCAAGCTGGTACTGGTGTTGGTGCAGTTCAAAGTATTCAAGATGCATTATCAAGAGCCTTAACTGGTACTCAAAGAAATGTATATACTTCAGATGATTTAGATTTTACTCAAAATTATACTTTAGGTTTTTCAATCTATGATAAAGAGTTAAAAAGAAATATTGAAATACCAGATACAATAAATGCAGTACCTGCAATTAATTTACCTGGAGGTGATTTAGATACAACGGTAGCTAATTTAAATGCAGATTCAACTTTTGCACAATATTTAGTTGCTGATAATGTAAATGGTAACTTAGTTATTTCAACTAAAGATTCACTTTATGATGTAGAATTTAGTACAACTATTACAGATGCATCAGGTGGACCAACTAATGGTACTGTAATTGATAAAAATGCAGATTATAGTGGTAGAAAAGGTGCAGGAGCAGAATTTTTACAAGTTACAAATACAATTGAGCAAACTTCAACTCAAGATTCATTACAATTAAAACTTGATGCACTTGGATTAAGTGATTCTGCATTTGGTGAATTTAATGTTGATAATACAGGTCTTATTACAATGAAACAAGACGGTGTAGATTTTGCTATTGGTCAAGTTTCAATTGCACTATTTAATAATAATAGAGGATTATTACCATCAGGAGACAACTTACTTGCTAAAACTACTGAATCAGGTGATCCAATTTATAATGTAAACAACGAAAAAACAGCAAAAATTGAATCTAAAACATTAGAGTTAAGTACAGCTGACTTAAGTGAAAGTTTGGTTAACCTAATGGTATTCCAAAGAGCATTTGAAGCAAATGCTAAATCAATTACTACATCTGATGAGTTATTAAATACATTAATCAACTTGAAAAGATAG